The Nitrospiria bacterium nucleotide sequence GTTGACCAATTTTTTAAAACCCGGTACAATCCCGCATTATAATTCCTATCCAAATCCGGCCGCTTTTCCAGATTTCATACGTCCCGGCCCGGTGGAAAAGACCGATGATCACCCGATTCGATTTTCGCCTTCCGTGGCGGATTATGAGAGCAACGGTCCGCCAATTCCTGACGGCTCAGGGACCGTTCCTGGCCTCCGGATTGGCCTTTGATCTGCTCCTTTACTGTGTCCCGCTCCTTTTTCTGATCCTTTCGGTCATGGGTTTTCTCCTCGCCCGGAAGGAGCAGATTGAAGTGGCCAAAAACCTCCTGACCCAGGTGATGCCCGGGGCCCATCAGGTCATCACCGAGAATCTTACGATGATCGTCGCGAGCCGGAACCAGTCCGGACTGATCGGGTTCCTCCTCTTCATCATGTTCAGCATGACCATGTTCGGGTCGGCCCGCACCGCCTTGAATGCCGTCATGGCGGTCACGCGGCCGGGCAATTTTTTCATCGGGAAGGGGGTCGATCTTTTGGTCTCCGTGTTTTTCGCCGGCCTTTTCGGTCTCACCATCGCGGTGCTGTCGCTGCTGTCGGCCCTCCGGGGATTGACGGACCGGATCTTCTTTCTCGGCGCCATCCTCAGACCCGGCTGGATGCTGCTCAGCGAGGTCCTCGGCTTTCTGTTCACGGCGGTGCTCTTCTACGTGCTGTACCGATTCTGCCCGGCCCGGACCTGCGGGCGCAACGCGCTCTCCATCGCCTCGCTGGCGGGAGCGGGGCTGTTTGAAATATCAAAATGGGTCTTTGCCTGGTATGTCTCGAGGGCCCGGGACTTCGCCCTTGTGCACGGCACGTTGAACGGCCTGCTATTCTTTCTTCTCTGGGTTTATTATGCCTGCGTGGTTTTTCTCTTCGCCGGCGCCTTGGGATGGGCGGTGGATCGCGAGACGGCGTCCCTTTCCCCGCGCGGACCCTTACCCGGAGACTAATCCTCCGGTGCGGCCGCGGACAGACAGTCGAATAACCCTCTTCTTCCTGACCGCCCTCACCCTGGCCTTCGTATCGGCGTCACCCGCCCGCTCGGAGGAAACCGGGGATTCCAGGCCCGGGTTGTACTTTACCCCCCACAAGCTGAATTATTTCATTCTCAACGGGCTGCCGCCCAACGATAACGCGCAGGTCAAATTCCAGATCAGCGCGAAATATCAGGTGGTCGAATGGTCCGACTATCATTTCTATTTCGCCTATACCCAGAAATCGTTCTGGAATATCGGAAAACCTTCCATGCCCTTCGAGGAAAACAACTACAACCCCGAAATCTTCATCTCCCGCACCTTCGACCGGCCGATCCGGGGAAATCTTGAGCTCCACGACGTCGCCGTCGGTCCGATCGAACACGAATCGAACGGCTTGGACGGTCCCGATTCCCGCAGCTGGAACCGGACCTATGTCGCCTCCTCCCTCGGTCTTGAACCTCGAAAGCCCCTGGCCGAGACTCCCGCGCTGATCCGGTACCGCTTTCTTTTCTCGATCAAGCTATGGGTCCCTTACGACACGGGAAGCGAGGACAAATATCTGGAGTCCATCGGCAAGGGGAATGAACGTTTTACAGATTACGCCGGATGGGGCGAGGTCAGGATAAATCTCCGGGACCTTCTCTGGCCCAAGAATCAACTCGATATTACGACCAGGATCCTCAATGACTGGAATAAAGGGGGCTACGAATTCGGGTTTCATCAGAATATCCCCAACACCGATTTCTATTTATACGCCCAGTACTGGTACGGCTACGGCGAGAGCCTGCTGCGGTTTGCGGAGTCGGATCGAAGGTTCAAGGTGGGGTTCTCGTTCTTTTTTTAACGGATCGCGGCGTTTATATATATAATGTATGGGCGGCAACGCGCTGCGGCCCGATATGAGAGATCCGGGCAACAACAGCGGGTCGCCCCGACAAATGGGTTGATGGTTTTTATTATTGGAGATCGTCTCCGATGCCTCGTAATCTGAGTCGACGGGAGGTGCTCGGCCTGCTGGGGGTTGCCACCGCCATGCTGACGGGTTGTGGACCCGGATCGTCAAGTCCGCGATGGTTGACGGGCCTTTTGTCCCGGAAGCCGGCTGCGGCGGCGCTGCCTCCCTGCATCGTGAGGCCGGACCAGACGGAGGGCCCCTATTTCGTGGACGAGCGGCTCAATCGAAGCGACATCCGTTCGGATCCTTCTGACAACTCGGTGAAGGAAGGCCTTCCGCTCCAACTGACGCTTCGCGTTCATGAAATCCGCGACAAGGACTGCACGCCGCTCGCGGGCGTCATGGTGGATATCTGGCACTGCGACGCGAACGGCGTTTACGGGGACGTTCGGGACCGGTCGTTCGACACGCGGGGGAAGAAATTCCTGCGCGGCTATCAGATCACCGACGCCGACGGGAGGGCCCGCTTTCTGACGATCTATCCCGGTTGGTACCCGGGCCGGGCCGTCCACATTCATTTTAAGATCCGCACGAAACCCGAGTCCCGACGGGGCTATGCCTTCACGTCGCAGATTTATTTCGACGATGCCCTTACGGACCAGATTCATGCCCATCCGCCCTATGCCGCAAAAGGAAAAGGCCGGGTGAGGAACGAGCAGGACGGCATCTTTCAAGACGGCGGCGATGAATTGATTCTCCCGTTGACCCAACAACCGCCAGGATACGCCGGAACGTTTGATATCGGGCTCGTGCTGGCGTGAATCACCGATGGTACGGGCGCAGCATGCTGCGCCCCTACGAACCATTGACCATTCCTTTAAATCCCGATACAATCCCGTGTCATTATACACACCTTCCCCAGCGCGGCCGTTTCCCCACTCGATTAAACGTCCCGGGCCACTGGGATAATTTAGGCCGTCCCCAGTATGAAGAGAATCACAATGCCTGTGCTGGTTCTCGTCGCACTCCTGATATTTATAAACAGCAGTCCTGCATGGGCATCGGCCCCCGTAGAATTGGGAGCCGAGATCCATGCGGGTTGGTCCGATTTCTCGAATCCGGATTCAGACCCGACATTGGATTCCCACTCCATTCTGGGATTCGGGCTCCAGGCTCGGCAAGGCCGTTTGAGCCTTGAGCTAGGCGCGGATTGGATCGAAACGGAAGTCTCGCAAAAATTCATCGAGGGATTTGGTATTTTGCCGATTCTGCTCGTTGGGAACGTCCTAACCGTAAAAGGGAATTTGACGATCGTTCCGATTCTGCTAACCGGACGACTCCACCTCGGAACAGAAGGGGGAATGATCGACCCCTATATCGGAGGGGGTGGCGGTTATTATTTCTTATCGTATGATCCCGGTTCGACGGCAACCTCGATCACCGGCGGCAATTTATCGCATGACATCAATTTCCAAAGCACGCCCGGTATTCATGCAAACCTTGGCCTTGACATCCGGGTCACTCCCGTCATGACCTTCACAATCGATGCGCGGTACGTCTGGGCCAATGCCAAGGTGAGCTATAAAGGGGATCTGGCGGGTTTGAACTCCGGGGCCAATCCCCTGAGCCTCGATGGTTGGGTGACAACGTTCGGAATTAAGTATTACTTCAAAAACTAATTATTGAATCCGGTTGCCCCTACCGACCATTGACGATTTTCCACAATAGCGTTACAATCCTGCATCATTATATATACCTCCCCCAGCGCGGCCGTTTCCCCACTCGATTAAACGTCCCGGGCCGCTGGGGGAGAAGAGCTTTCTCAAAATATACTCTGAACCAATCTATTTCAGACAAGTAGGTACTCCCCTCCTCCGCGCCGGCCGAGGGATCGGGGGTAGCGGATTTCGTAGGGCCACGGCGCGCCGCCCCGCCACTAGAAGGGATCAATTCTTTTGACAGAAGGTCGATATAGAAATGGGTTGCTGTTGCTTCTGATAACTTTATTGACGTTGGGGATCGGTTATGCGGGGTGCGCAACCAAGAAACATTCCACCGTTATTGAGATTCGCTACCTTGTTGTTGTAGACCCTGCCCTCCCTTTTGTCGAAGACTACCAGATTAATAATTGGCTGGAGAAGGTCGAGGAAATATTCAAAGAGGCTGATGATATATCAATCCATTTCGTCCCCGCAGGAAAAGTTCACTTAGAGACCTTTTTAAGGGGTGAACAATGGGGACAAAGAGATTGGTTCCAGTCACAGAAGTTCAATGCACAGATCGATTCTCTCATCGAATCACGGCTGAGACAATATGACTTAAACTATATAAAGGATTATTTTGAGGACATCAAAAGAAAAGGACGCCTGAGCCAAAGTTTTTTTCTGAAAGATGTTCAAAATGCTCAAAAGCTGGATATCGATTTTTTTATAATGGAGATCAAAAAATATTTAACGGCTAATATTGAAGCATTTAGGGAAAAGGTAAGAATTCATGAGGATCAAAGCAGTGATCATATAAAATTCTCCCTCATGGCCGGTTGGCAAAATGCGCTGCGAGACTTGAAAGGCGCCGACATGATCCTGACCAACGAGATCGGGGCCGATATCTATACTTTGGGGGATGTGTTTAATGAGAACAGTTTTCGAGTTAGCTTTACTCCGGGGTTGGCGGATTTTGAGACGTCTAGAATACTTGTAAGTGCATTCCCTTGGCTTTATGCGCGGCCGCAGGATTCGGTCAAAGACTATACCCCGGCCAAGGATTATTTCACTTCCGCCGTGATTAGTCATGAAATTGCACATGCCATCTTTCACCTTCAACACGATTTCACAAGGGGTGACTTCATTATGAGTGCCTCAGAAAATACACAAAGTAACTGGTTCAACAGAAAGCCTCGGTTTTCCGAAGAGAGTAAAAACGAGCTT carries:
- a CDS encoding phospholipase A codes for the protein MRPRTDSRITLFFLTALTLAFVSASPARSEETGDSRPGLYFTPHKLNYFILNGLPPNDNAQVKFQISAKYQVVEWSDYHFYFAYTQKSFWNIGKPSMPFEENNYNPEIFISRTFDRPIRGNLELHDVAVGPIEHESNGLDGPDSRSWNRTYVASSLGLEPRKPLAETPALIRYRFLFSIKLWVPYDTGSEDKYLESIGKGNERFTDYAGWGEVRINLRDLLWPKNQLDITTRILNDWNKGGYEFGFHQNIPNTDFYLYAQYWYGYGESLLRFAESDRRFKVGFSFFF
- a CDS encoding OmpW family outer membrane protein; amino-acid sequence: MPVLVLVALLIFINSSPAWASAPVELGAEIHAGWSDFSNPDSDPTLDSHSILGFGLQARQGRLSLELGADWIETEVSQKFIEGFGILPILLVGNVLTVKGNLTIVPILLTGRLHLGTEGGMIDPYIGGGGGYYFLSYDPGSTATSITGGNLSHDINFQSTPGIHANLGLDIRVTPVMTFTIDARYVWANAKVSYKGDLAGLNSGANPLSLDGWVTTFGIKYYFKN
- a CDS encoding intradiol ring-cleavage dioxygenase — its product is MPRNLSRREVLGLLGVATAMLTGCGPGSSSPRWLTGLLSRKPAAAALPPCIVRPDQTEGPYFVDERLNRSDIRSDPSDNSVKEGLPLQLTLRVHEIRDKDCTPLAGVMVDIWHCDANGVYGDVRDRSFDTRGKKFLRGYQITDADGRARFLTIYPGWYPGRAVHIHFKIRTKPESRRGYAFTSQIYFDDALTDQIHAHPPYAAKGKGRVRNEQDGIFQDGGDELILPLTQQPPGYAGTFDIGLVLA
- a CDS encoding YihY/virulence factor BrkB family protein → MRATVRQFLTAQGPFLASGLAFDLLLYCVPLLFLILSVMGFLLARKEQIEVAKNLLTQVMPGAHQVITENLTMIVASRNQSGLIGFLLFIMFSMTMFGSARTALNAVMAVTRPGNFFIGKGVDLLVSVFFAGLFGLTIAVLSLLSALRGLTDRIFFLGAILRPGWMLLSEVLGFLFTAVLFYVLYRFCPARTCGRNALSIASLAGAGLFEISKWVFAWYVSRARDFALVHGTLNGLLFFLLWVYYACVVFLFAGALGWAVDRETASLSPRGPLPGD